TCAGTAGAAAAGGCATTGAAGGGGATTTATACAAAAGTCTTGGAAAAGGATGCTCCAAAAACGCACAATCTAATATACCTTTACGAGCAAACAAAGCTTCAGATGCCAGATGAAATACTGCGATTTGTAAACAACTTAAATGATTTAAGCATTCCTACAAGGTATCCCGATGAACTTAAATCAATGATGGTTAATTATAATAAAGACAGAACGCAAAAGATTTTCGATGAAACAAAAAAGGTGTTATCATGGCTAAAAGAACAATTATAAGAGCGAAAGATTTATTATTTAAGTTATTCCGAGAAAGAGATATATCATTAGAGAAAGTAGTGGTATTCGGATCTTATGCAAAAAAAACCGCCCGGCCCGACAGTGATCTTGATATAATAGTTGTCTCAAGGGCCTTCAGGGATAAGGACATATTTAAGAGGGTGGAACTTGCAAGCGGAATAAGTGGAAGCCTAGTTCATGCAATGAATAAACCAATTGATTTGATGTTCTACTCTGATAAAGAATGGGAAAGCGGTTCCTCAATAATAATGAATACAGCCAAGCATGAAGGGCTGGTATTTAGCAAATAGTTGCGAATCGGGTTCAGAGCAAAATATGTTGAAATATCAATAGAAAACGAGAT
This genomic window from Candidatus Liberimonas magnetica contains:
- a CDS encoding HEPN domain-containing protein, whose protein sequence is MDKKAYKSSEEWFSQADYDIETAKAMLKTRRYIYAVFMCHLSVEKALKGIYTKVLEKDAPKTHNLIYLYEQTKLQMPDEILRFVNNLNDLSIPTRYPDELKSMMVNYNKDRTQKIFDETKKVLSWLKEQL
- a CDS encoding nucleotidyltransferase domain-containing protein — encoded protein: MAKRTIIRAKDLLFKLFRERDISLEKVVVFGSYAKKTARPDSDLDIIVVSRAFRDKDIFKRVELASGISGSLVHAMNKPIDLMFYSDKEWESGSSIIMNTAKHEGLVFSK